From a region of the Candidatus Blochmanniella camponoti genome:
- the frr gene encoding ribosome recycling factor, with amino-acid sequence MINKIDNIQTDSEIHMKKCIKNFKTTINNIHIGRISPNILNNIRVDYYGVSTPLSQVANAIVEDSRTLAITVFDHQLIKSTEKAIFMSDLELIPISYGNTIRVTLPALTEERRHALIKMVRTEAEKSKIAVRSVRRIANDKTKILLKNKEINEDEEHVFQNEIQKLTNIWIKEIDIILTEKESELMKF; translated from the coding sequence GTGATTAATAAAATTGATAATATTCAGACAGATTCAGAAATACATATGAAAAAATGTATTAAAAACTTTAAAACAACTATCAACAATATTCATATAGGACGTATTTCTCCAAATATATTAAATAACATCCGAGTAGACTACTATGGAGTATCCACTCCGTTATCTCAAGTAGCAAATGCTATAGTAGAAGATTCACGTACTTTAGCTATCACAGTGTTTGATCATCAGTTGATCAAATCAACTGAAAAAGCTATTTTTATGTCTGATTTGGAATTAATTCCTATTTCTTATGGAAATACTATTCGAGTAACATTGCCTGCATTAACTGAAGAACGTCGTCATGCTTTAATAAAAATGGTACGAACTGAAGCAGAAAAAAGTAAAATAGCTGTAAGAAGTGTGCGTCGTATTGCTAATGATAAAACCAAAATTTTACTCAAAAACAAAGAAATTAATGAAGACGAAGAGCATGTTTTTCAAAATGAAATTCAAAAGTTAACTAATATTTGGATTAAAGAAATTGATATTATTCTCACGGAAAAAGAATCAGAATTAATGAAATTTTAA
- the recB gene encoding exodeoxyribonuclease V subunit beta — translation MRNLNVLELPLYGINLIEASAGTGKTYTLIIIYIRLLLCLGNRSDFSRPLTVNEILVVTFTKSAAQELRHRIRENIHQFRLDCIRGYSNNFLFSKLLLQIHNIELAINQLSEAEKKINQASIFTIHSFCQNILNHNTIELNMLFNTNIVDNETILYQQACTDFWRRNFYSLPLNIARLIQECWKDPNSLLNDIVPYIYRSRSSLDCYDHSIHEDKKSVITYYEQILDHVNHVKKEWLKNKYNIITIINSYDINRRIYNKNNLIRWIDRINQWAERPTIDHTTPNDLQRFRTTELKIHNNSNRSDYICTLFDSVEKLYRQLSSFKTSIFKIAINEIHNDLNNTQHCRSEITLNDLVDVLAHHLVEDKDNKLAHILRTRYPVTLIDEFQDTDCQQFKIFSTLYNSDSENGLILIGDPKQSIYAFRGADVFSYMKIRRTVCNKYNLDINWRSSLNIVNAINQLFQLVSNPFIFEDIPFIPSVAASRNSMYRFLINNQSQTAMCFWLHPDEIVTIGDYKRSMAQECAAILYNLLHDIRNGTAWLENDKYKRKLEISDITILVRNHEEASLICSALSKLNISTVFLSNHKNIFETMESYELSLLLQAILFPESHTICTALTTVFFGLNAADIDSINNNESKQERIFEKFFEYYSVWKKKGVYLMIQKIIFDHKVPEKLLSTRVGESSLINILHLGELLQDAARQLQDEHALMEWLISKITQPKNKKISDQNLRLGSDHQLIKISTIHKSKGLEFPLVFLPFVADFNYVKNPFFHDRKSYETHLNFNISESSLILADEERLSEDLRLLYVAVTRSIYHCSIGIGPIVRRYKKKSNTNDLHHSALGYLIQKKTAGNAATLRKHLKRLNVYSNGDISFRIISRSQELFSHVSSVASNQLLYGKKWKTSSNVIPWGITSFSALQHTDVDVTTCLNLEKQLDISENIQYQENDIPLTPHTFPKGKVCGNFFHSIFQVLDFRKLVDMKWLYAHMARYNIDPIWGFVVREWIYIVLNTPLNNNLTLAQITPRDKKTELKFYLSINAYLTSKELDHLCKKYDPLSRQSSSLTFLDITGMLKGFIDLIFRWNHRYYLLDYKTNWLGDNNEDYVGSKITQEMIKHHYALQYQLYTLALHRFLRNRLVSYNYEKDFGGVYYLFIRGMDGTPLSNGIYFFRPLSAFINKLDNLFSKNNLNIIR, via the coding sequence ATGCGTAATTTAAATGTTTTAGAATTACCTCTGTATGGCATCAATTTAATTGAAGCTTCGGCAGGCACTGGTAAGACATATACTCTCATAATAATCTATATTAGATTATTGTTATGTTTAGGGAATAGATCAGATTTTTCCCGTCCTTTAACAGTAAACGAAATACTTGTAGTAACCTTTACTAAATCTGCAGCACAAGAACTGCGTCATCGCATCAGAGAAAATATTCATCAATTTAGATTAGATTGTATACGTGGATATAGTAATAATTTTTTATTTTCTAAATTATTATTACAAATACATAATATAGAATTAGCCATAAATCAATTGTCTGAAGCAGAAAAAAAAATAAATCAAGCATCTATTTTTACCATCCATAGTTTTTGTCAAAATATCTTAAATCACAATACAATCGAATTAAACATGCTGTTTAATACAAATATTGTTGATAATGAAACAATATTGTACCAACAAGCATGCACTGATTTTTGGAGACGAAATTTTTATTCACTGCCATTGAATATAGCTAGATTGATTCAAGAATGTTGGAAAGATCCAAATTCTCTTTTAAACGATATTGTTCCTTATATATATAGATCTAGGTCTAGTCTTGACTGTTACGATCATAGCATACATGAAGATAAAAAAAGTGTCATAACTTATTATGAACAAATACTGGATCATGTCAATCATGTTAAAAAGGAATGGCTTAAAAATAAATATAATATAATTACTATCATCAATTCTTATGACATTAATCGAAGAATATACAATAAAAATAATTTAATACGTTGGATAGACAGAATTAATCAATGGGCCGAACGACCAACAATTGATCATACGACACCTAATGATCTACAACGTTTTAGAACAACCGAATTAAAGATACATAATAATAGTAATAGATCTGATTATATATGTACTTTATTTGATTCAGTAGAAAAATTATATAGACAATTATCGTCATTTAAAACATCAATATTTAAAATTGCAATAAATGAGATACATAATGATTTAAATAATACTCAACATTGTAGGTCAGAAATTACTTTAAACGATCTCGTTGATGTGTTGGCTCATCATTTAGTTGAAGATAAAGACAATAAATTAGCACATATACTGCGTACACGTTATCCGGTAACGCTTATTGATGAGTTCCAAGATACAGATTGTCAGCAATTCAAAATTTTTAGCACATTATATAATTCTGATTCAGAAAATGGTCTTATTCTAATAGGAGATCCCAAACAGTCAATTTACGCCTTTCGTGGGGCTGACGTATTTTCATACATGAAAATACGTCGAACAGTATGTAACAAATACAATCTTGATATTAATTGGCGTTCGTCGTTAAATATAGTTAATGCTATTAACCAATTATTTCAATTGGTTTCTAATCCGTTTATTTTTGAAGATATTCCTTTTATTCCTTCGGTAGCTGCTAGCCGAAATAGTATGTATCGGTTTTTGATAAACAATCAATCGCAAACAGCTATGTGTTTTTGGTTGCATCCTGACGAGATAGTTACAATAGGTGACTATAAACGATCAATGGCACAGGAGTGTGCCGCTATTTTATACAATTTATTACATGACATACGTAATGGGACAGCTTGGTTAGAAAATGATAAGTATAAAAGAAAATTAGAAATATCAGATATAACTATATTAGTACGCAATCATGAAGAAGCATCACTTATTTGTTCTGCTTTATCAAAACTAAATATATCAACAGTATTTCTATCTAATCATAAAAATATTTTTGAAACAATGGAATCTTATGAATTATCATTATTATTACAAGCAATCTTATTTCCAGAGAGCCATACAATTTGTACTGCTTTAACAACTGTTTTTTTTGGGTTAAATGCCGCTGATATTGACAGTATTAATAATAATGAATCTAAACAGGAACGAATATTTGAGAAATTTTTTGAGTATTATTCCGTTTGGAAAAAAAAGGGTGTGTATTTGATGATACAGAAAATAATTTTTGACCATAAAGTACCAGAAAAATTATTGTCTACACGAGTAGGTGAAAGTAGTTTAATAAATATTTTGCATTTAGGTGAATTATTGCAAGATGCTGCAAGACAGTTACAAGATGAACACGCGCTTATGGAATGGTTAATATCAAAAATAACACAACCAAAAAATAAAAAAATATCTGATCAAAATTTACGATTAGGCAGTGATCATCAATTGATAAAAATTAGTACAATACATAAATCTAAAGGATTAGAATTTCCATTAGTATTTTTGCCATTTGTAGCAGACTTTAATTATGTAAAAAATCCTTTTTTTCATGATAGAAAGTCATATGAAACCCATTTAAATTTCAATATATCAGAATCAAGTTTAATATTGGCAGATGAAGAGCGTTTATCAGAAGATTTAAGGCTATTATATGTAGCGGTGACTCGTAGTATTTATCATTGTTCTATAGGTATTGGACCAATAGTACGACGATACAAAAAAAAATCTAATACCAATGACTTACATCACAGCGCCTTAGGATATTTAATCCAAAAAAAAACTGCTGGAAACGCAGCAACATTAAGGAAACATTTAAAAAGGCTCAATGTTTATTCGAATGGTGATATTTCCTTCCGTATTATTTCAAGATCACAAGAACTATTTTCTCATGTATCGTCTGTTGCATCTAATCAATTACTATACGGAAAAAAGTGGAAGACATCATCAAATGTTATTCCGTGGGGTATAACAAGTTTTAGCGCTTTACAACATACTGATGTTGATGTTACAACATGTTTAAATTTAGAAAAACAATTAGATATCAGTGAAAACATTCAGTATCAAGAAAATGATATTCCATTAACACCACATACTTTTCCTAAAGGAAAAGTATGTGGTAACTTTTTTCATAGTATCTTTCAAGTTCTGGATTTTAGAAAACTTGTAGATATGAAATGGTTATACGCACATATGGCAAGATATAATATTGACCCAATTTGGGGATTTGTTGTTCGAGAATGGATATATATAGTACTCAATACCCCCCTTAATAATAATTTAACTCTCGCGCAAATAACTCCTAGGGATAAAAAAACTGAACTTAAATTTTATTTATCTATTAATGCGTATTTAACATCAAAAGAATTAGACCATTTATGCAAAAAGTATGATCCTTTATCACGTCAATCTTCATCGCTTACTTTTTTGGATATAACAGGAATGTTAAAAGGATTTATTGATTTAATTTTTCGTTGGAATCATCGATATTATTTGTTAGATTATAAAACCAATTGGTTAGGAGACAACAATGAGGATTATGTTGGTTCTAAAATAACACAAGAAATGATTAAACATCATTATGCATTGCAATATCAACTTTATACTTTAGCACTGCATCGGTTTTTACGTAATAGACTCGTTTCTTATAACTATGAAAAAGATTTTGGAGGAGTATATTATCTATTTATACGCGGTATGGATGGAACACCGTTGAGTAATGGAATTTATTTTTTTCGTCCATTATCGGCATTTATTAATAAATTAGATAATTTATTCTCTAAAAATAATCTAAACATCATTAGATGA
- the map gene encoding type I methionyl aminopeptidase, which produces MKIIIKTLTDIAKMRISGKLAAEVLEMIEAYIQPGISTGELDTICHNYITQIQHAVSAPLGYHGFPRSICTSINEVVCHGIPNNSHKLKEGDIVNIDITVIKDGLYADTSRMFIVGRPTKLGYRLCKITQESLYLAIRMIRPGIRLKKVGQSIQRFVESQNFSIVREYCGHGIGKFFHEAPHVLHYDADDEGVILESGMTLTIEPMVNAGTRHIYTENDGWTVKTKDHNLSAQYEHTIVVTENGCDVLTLRSDESLSSII; this is translated from the coding sequence ATGAAAATTATTATTAAAACGCTTACAGATATAGCAAAAATGCGTATCTCTGGGAAGTTAGCTGCAGAAGTGTTAGAAATGATTGAAGCTTACATACAACCTGGTATTAGTACTGGAGAATTAGATACTATTTGCCATAATTATATTACACAAATACAACATGCTGTTTCTGCTCCTCTTGGTTATCACGGATTTCCTAGGTCTATTTGCACCTCAATTAATGAGGTAGTGTGTCATGGTATTCCAAATAATTCGCATAAATTAAAAGAAGGTGATATTGTAAATATTGATATTACAGTAATTAAAGACGGGTTATATGCTGACACTTCTAGAATGTTTATTGTCGGTCGACCAACAAAGTTGGGGTATCGATTATGTAAGATCACTCAAGAAAGTCTTTATTTAGCAATTCGTATGATTAGACCAGGCATACGTTTAAAAAAAGTAGGTCAATCTATCCAAAGATTTGTTGAAAGTCAGAATTTTTCAATAGTAAGAGAATATTGTGGACATGGAATCGGAAAATTTTTTCATGAAGCTCCCCATGTATTGCATTATGATGCGGATGATGAAGGTGTGATATTAGAATCAGGAATGACATTAACAATAGAACCTATGGTGAATGCAGGTACTCGCCATATTTATACTGAAAATGACGGATGGACAGTAAAAACAAAAGATCATAATTTATCAGCACAGTATGAGCACACTATTGTTGTTACGGAAAATGGATGCGACGTGTTAACATTACGTTCCGATGAGTCTTTATCGTCAATTATTTAA
- the rpsB gene encoding 30S ribosomal protein S2: protein MENISIRDMLQAGVHFGHQTRYWNPKMKPFIFGVRNKIHIIDLEITSVMFRQALIELNKIAALKGKILFVGTKRAASESVKKTALACNQFFVNHRWLGGMLTNWKTVRQSIKRLKDLEIQSQDGTFKKLTKKEALILNRELINLENSLGGIKNMGGLPDAIFAVGATHEHIAIKEANRLGIPVFAIVDTNSNPDGIDFVIPGNDDAVRAINLYLNIISNVIHMNVFNT, encoded by the coding sequence ATGGAAAACATTTCTATACGCGACATGCTTCAAGCCGGTGTTCATTTTGGCCATCAAACCCGTTATTGGAATCCTAAAATGAAACCTTTTATTTTTGGGGTTCGCAATAAAATACATATTATTGACTTGGAAATAACTAGTGTAATGTTTAGACAAGCTTTAATTGAACTGAATAAAATCGCTGCGCTCAAGGGTAAAATTTTATTTGTAGGTACCAAACGCGCAGCTAGTGAATCAGTAAAAAAAACAGCATTGGCTTGTAATCAATTTTTTGTTAATCATCGTTGGCTAGGTGGCATGCTAACCAATTGGAAAACAGTACGCCAATCTATAAAACGTTTAAAAGATTTAGAAATTCAATCTCAGGACGGTACTTTTAAGAAATTAACTAAAAAAGAAGCATTGATCTTGAATCGAGAACTTATTAATCTAGAAAATAGTTTAGGAGGTATTAAAAATATGGGTGGGCTGCCAGACGCAATTTTTGCTGTTGGAGCAACACATGAACATATTGCTATAAAAGAAGCAAATAGATTAGGGATTCCAGTTTTTGCAATAGTTGATACCAATTCTAACCCAGATGGAATAGATTTCGTTATTCCAGGGAACGATGATGCTGTACGCGCGATTAACCTATATTTAAATATAATATCTAATGTGATACATATGAATGTGTTCAATACTTAA
- the tsf gene encoding translation elongation factor Ts, with product MKEKMININSDLIKELRKRTGIGVVECKQALIKANGDLELAIDNMRKSGLKTAYKKSGHTTSSGLIAVEITSSRQYGIMIEINCETDFVAKDSTFQEFAKTVIITALNEKIHDINVLQTRFEEQRTNLISKVGENINIRRFVVLTGDFLGCYVHGFKIGVIVAASGNTTSDLMKHISMHIAARSPKYINVHDVPTDVMIRENNIHMDIAMRSGKSYKISKKITEGRMNKFLNDIVLTKQNFIMDINKTVEELLIEYHVKINNFARFELGEDM from the coding sequence ATGAAAGAAAAAATGATTAATATTAATAGCGATTTAATTAAAGAATTACGTAAACGTACTGGCATTGGTGTTGTAGAATGTAAGCAAGCTTTAATTAAAGCCAATGGAGATCTTGAATTAGCTATAGATAACATGAGAAAATCCGGTTTAAAAACTGCTTACAAAAAATCTGGACACACCACATCATCAGGTCTTATTGCAGTAGAAATAACATCCAGTAGGCAATATGGTATTATGATAGAAATAAATTGTGAAACTGATTTCGTAGCTAAAGATAGTACTTTTCAAGAGTTCGCTAAAACTGTTATTATTACAGCATTAAATGAAAAAATTCATGATATTAATGTACTACAAACTAGATTTGAAGAACAACGGACTAATTTAATTTCAAAAGTTGGAGAAAATATAAATATTCGTAGGTTTGTTGTGTTGACAGGTGATTTTTTAGGGTGTTATGTGCACGGATTCAAAATAGGAGTAATAGTTGCTGCTAGCGGAAATACAACTTCAGATTTAATGAAACATATTTCCATGCACATCGCGGCTAGAAGCCCTAAATATATTAACGTGCATGATGTTCCTACAGATGTAATGATTCGTGAAAATAATATTCACATGGATATTGCCATGAGATCTGGAAAATCATATAAAATTTCAAAAAAAATAACCGAAGGACGTATGAATAAATTTCTCAATGACATTGTATTAACAAAACAAAACTTCATAATGGATATTAACAAAACAGTGGAAGAACTATTGATTGAGTATCATGTAAAAATTAATAATTTTGCTCGCTTTGAATTAGGTGAAGATATGTAA
- the uppS gene encoding polyprenyl diphosphate synthase: MILSQHNQDLSTFSSNLLPRHVAIIMDGNGRWARTRGKLRIVGHQAGFNAVRRAVHFAVNYRFDALTLYAFSSENWKRPDKEIDSLMQLFSHALNNEIDVLHKNNIKLRIIGDINRFSGELQKNIHRSEKLTSNNSGLTLNIAANYGGRWDIIQGVKQLATQVQQGILTPNQIDEDALCKCICMNELAPVDLVIRTGGEHRISNFLLWQIAYAELFFTDVLWPDFNDVIFKRALNTFMKRERRFGNSASI; this comes from the coding sequence GTGATATTATCTCAACATAATCAAGATCTTAGCACTTTTTCATCTAATTTACTACCACGCCATGTTGCTATTATCATGGATGGTAATGGACGTTGGGCAAGAACACGAGGAAAATTACGTATTGTTGGGCATCAAGCTGGATTTAATGCGGTCCGGCGTGCTGTTCATTTCGCCGTTAATTATAGATTCGATGCATTAACTTTATATGCGTTTAGCAGTGAAAACTGGAAACGTCCTGATAAAGAGATTGATTCTCTAATGCAATTATTTTCTCATGCTTTAAATAATGAAATAGATGTTCTACATAAGAATAATATTAAACTAAGAATCATTGGAGATATTAATCGATTTTCCGGTGAATTACAAAAAAATATACACCGCTCTGAAAAATTAACTTCCAACAATAGTGGACTTACGCTTAATATTGCTGCAAATTATGGAGGACGATGGGATATTATCCAAGGAGTGAAACAACTTGCTACGCAAGTACAGCAAGGAATATTAACCCCTAATCAAATTGACGAAGATGCTCTATGTAAATGTATCTGTATGAATGAATTAGCTCCAGTAGATTTGGTGATTCGAACAGGAGGTGAACATCGTATTAGTAATTTTTTGCTTTGGCAAATAGCATATGCTGAATTATTTTTTACAGATGTATTATGGCCTGATTTTAATGATGTCATATTTAAAAGAGCACTAAATACTTTTATGAAACGAGAGCGCCGATTTGGAAACAGTGCATCTATTTAA
- the ispC gene encoding 1-deoxy-D-xylulose-5-phosphate reductoisomerase — protein sequence MQSLTILGSTGSIGKATLSVIQQHTDKFFVHALVAKNNVAVMTEQCIAMCPKYACMISEDAARILKKNLITAGKYDIEVLSGVMNACELASTNDVDMVMSAIVGIAGLKPTFSALRAGKKILLANKETLVTCGKLFMKEANRYRAFILPIDSEHNAIFQNLPEICQKNLGNTSLSECGISRIVLTASGGIFFKMPQEQLTEITPEQACAHPNWSMGRKISVDSATMMNKGLEYIEARHLFNAKPSEIEILLHPQSIVHAMVYYSDGNVLAHLAPPDMRIPIAYALAYPNRIGLEISSNIDIYYLNKLHFDQLDNRSYPCFQLAIDADNCSQSATIVLNAANEIAVEAFLHKMISFTDIPDVIRRVLDAINLNDPNDIEDILYIDQKAREKAISMCVI from the coding sequence ATGCAATCTTTAACAATTCTAGGTAGTACTGGATCTATTGGAAAAGCTACCCTATCTGTAATACAACAACACACCGACAAGTTCTTTGTGCATGCATTAGTCGCGAAAAATAACGTTGCTGTCATGACAGAACAGTGTATAGCGATGTGCCCCAAATATGCATGTATGATATCTGAAGATGCAGCACGAATATTGAAAAAAAATTTAATCACCGCTGGAAAATATGATATTGAAGTATTATCTGGAGTAATGAATGCCTGTGAATTGGCATCAACTAATGATGTGGATATGGTGATGTCTGCCATAGTTGGAATTGCTGGATTAAAGCCTACTTTTTCCGCGTTGCGTGCTGGTAAAAAAATATTGTTGGCAAATAAAGAAACTTTAGTTACTTGCGGAAAATTGTTTATGAAAGAAGCCAATCGATACCGTGCCTTTATACTGCCTATAGATAGCGAGCATAACGCAATTTTTCAAAATTTACCAGAGATATGTCAGAAGAATTTAGGAAATACATCTTTATCTGAGTGCGGCATATCTCGTATTGTGCTAACTGCATCTGGAGGAATTTTCTTCAAAATGCCACAAGAACAATTAACCGAAATAACACCAGAGCAAGCTTGCGCGCATCCTAATTGGTCCATGGGGCGTAAGATATCAGTAGATTCTGCTACTATGATGAATAAGGGACTAGAATATATTGAAGCACGTCATTTATTTAATGCTAAACCGAGTGAAATAGAAATTTTATTACATCCTCAGTCTATTGTCCATGCTATGGTATACTATTCTGACGGAAATGTATTGGCGCATTTAGCACCTCCAGATATGAGAATTCCTATTGCGTACGCATTGGCTTATCCCAACAGAATAGGACTAGAAATCTCATCAAATATAGACATATATTATCTTAATAAATTACATTTTGATCAATTAGATAATCGCAGTTATCCTTGTTTCCAATTAGCAATAGATGCTGATAATTGTAGTCAATCGGCTACTATTGTCCTAAACGCAGCAAACGAAATCGCCGTAGAAGCATTTTTACATAAAATGATTTCTTTCACTGACATTCCTGATGTCATTCGTCGTGTACTTGATGCAATAAATTTAAATGATCCTAATGATATAGAAGATATTTTATATATTGATCAAAAAGCTCGTGAGAAAGCAATATCTATGTGTGTCATATAA
- the pyrH gene encoding UMP kinase, translating into MVTHTKPIYRRIVLKMSGEALQGTEGFGIDTTVLNRMVTEVKELVKIGIQIGIVMGGGNLFRGAELVKSGMNRIVGDHIGMLATIMNGLAMRSALNHAYVQSHLMSAIPLNGVCDHYNWMKAINLLSNNWVVIFAAGTGNPLFTTDSAACLRGIEIKADVVLKATKVDGVFSTDPIQHPDATLYEQLSYQDVLERELKVMDLTAFTLAREHNLPIRIFNINKLGALKRIIMGCKEGTLITK; encoded by the coding sequence ATGGTAACTCACACGAAACCAATTTACCGGCGTATCGTACTTAAAATGAGTGGAGAAGCTCTACAAGGCACCGAAGGTTTTGGAATCGATACTACTGTATTAAACCGAATGGTTACAGAAGTTAAAGAATTAGTTAAAATAGGTATTCAAATAGGTATAGTTATGGGAGGTGGCAACTTGTTTCGTGGCGCTGAATTAGTTAAATCCGGTATGAATCGTATAGTAGGAGACCATATAGGGATGTTAGCTACTATAATGAATGGATTAGCCATGAGAAGCGCATTAAATCATGCTTATGTTCAGTCCCATTTAATGTCAGCTATTCCATTAAATGGGGTATGCGATCATTATAATTGGATGAAAGCTATTAACTTACTTTCTAATAATTGGGTAGTAATTTTTGCAGCTGGCACCGGGAATCCTTTATTTACTACTGATTCTGCTGCTTGTTTACGTGGTATTGAAATTAAAGCGGATGTAGTACTTAAAGCAACTAAAGTAGATGGTGTATTTTCTACTGATCCAATTCAACATCCTGATGCTACATTATATGAACAATTGAGTTATCAGGACGTACTAGAGCGTGAATTAAAAGTTATGGATTTGACAGCATTTACATTAGCACGAGAACACAATTTGCCAATACGCATATTTAATATAAATAAACTTGGGGCGTTAAAAAGAATAATAATGGGATGTAAAGAAGGAACTTTAATAACCAAATAA
- the dapD gene encoding 2,3,4,5-tetrahydropyridine-2,6-dicarboxylate N-succinyltransferase yields the protein MNQLRTIIESAFEKKEYISKNNIDSTLNNAVLEIMDRLDNGTLRISEKINGTWITHQWLKKAIMLAFHTMDNQLITWGDGVFFDKFPMKFSGWDRTRFENKKLRIIPPATVRYGAYIAANTVIMPSYINLGAYIDVGTMIDTWATVGSCAQIGKYVHLSGGVGIGGVLEPIQTNPTIIEDNCFIGSRSEIVEGVIVEKGAVISMGVFIGQSTKIYDRASGNIYYGRVPAGSVVIPGSLPSKDGRVNTYCAVIVKTVDSRTKNKVKINDLLRDI from the coding sequence ATGAATCAGTTACGAACAATAATAGAAAGTGCTTTTGAAAAAAAAGAATATATTTCAAAAAATAACATTGATTCTACCCTCAATAATGCTGTTCTAGAAATCATGGATAGATTAGATAATGGGACGTTGCGTATATCAGAAAAAATCAATGGTACATGGATTACGCATCAATGGCTAAAAAAAGCAATTATGCTTGCATTTCATACTATGGACAATCAATTGATAACGTGGGGGGATGGTGTTTTTTTTGATAAATTTCCTATGAAATTTTCCGGATGGGATCGCACACGTTTTGAAAATAAAAAATTGCGTATAATTCCACCAGCTACCGTACGCTACGGAGCTTATATTGCTGCTAACACAGTAATTATGCCTTCCTACATCAATCTTGGTGCTTATATTGATGTAGGAACAATGATTGATACTTGGGCTACAGTTGGATCTTGTGCTCAGATTGGAAAATATGTGCATTTATCTGGAGGCGTGGGAATTGGAGGAGTTTTAGAGCCCATTCAAACTAATCCAACCATCATTGAAGATAATTGTTTCATTGGGTCTCGTTCTGAAATTGTAGAAGGAGTAATTGTTGAAAAAGGCGCAGTGATCTCTATGGGAGTATTTATAGGTCAAAGCACTAAAATATATGATCGTGCTAGCGGAAATATATACTATGGACGTGTACCAGCTGGTTCAGTTGTAATTCCCGGCAGTCTGCCTTCTAAAGATGGTCGTGTTAATACTTACTGCGCTGTAATCGTGAAAACAGTCGATTCTAGAACTAAAAATAAAGTTAAGATAAATGATTTATTACGCGACATATAA